The following nucleotide sequence is from Aedes aegypti strain LVP_AGWG chromosome 3, AaegL5.0 Primary Assembly, whole genome shotgun sequence.
CGCGTTGTCATTGGAGCCACCTTGGACCATTTGTTCTCCTTGGGATCGTATCGTTCGACATGGTTCAGACACTGCACTCCATCCTGGCCACCGACGGCGTACAGGAACCCATCTAGTACGGCAACACCCACACTCGTTCGACAGCTAGTTGTTGGAGCAACGTCACAACTCCACTGATTGGTTTGAGGGTCGTATCGTTCGATACTGTTCAGATAACTCTGTCCGTCGTGACCTCCAACGGCATACAGGAGATCATTTAGTACTGCAACTCCAACACCACAGCGACGTTTACTCATTGGAGCAACCATCTTCCAGTCTGCCGTCTCTGGATCGAATCGCTCGACTGACGCTATCGCATCTCCTGAACACCATCCGCCAACCGCGAAAAGCACTTCTCCTCTTCGGGTCGGTTTCCTTGGACGGGTTCTGGGCCCCTGCATCAAAGGCCGCTCTTGAGGAAGCAGTAGATAGTTCTTGGCCTCGTCTACCAAATCACGACAGGCTTCATCTGATCTTACCAAAAGGTCGGACCCAACTGTTCCCACTAAGAATTTGGGACTCAACAGAGGCATTCTGACGTGCTGTAAAACTTGGGCCAAATGTTGTCGTCGTTCGGCAACGTTATACTTCAACCAAGCCATCACTGCGTTGAATACCTGTTCCTCAGAGCGTACATTTAATTCATCACTGCAGATGATATCCACTAATTGACCGACCGGAAGCAGCAAAAACTCTTCGCTTTCCATAACTTCCTGGAAGTTGTGCTGCGTGAATTTATCCGCAATTCGCAGCAACTCGCGACAGGAATGCGTATCGGCAAATGCCCTAATACCTAAGCAGTTTGTAGGATCCAGTTGTCGCTTCAAAAACTCGCAGCAAATATCCTGTATTTCAGCCAACTGAAGCAAACACGCTGCCGGAAGAAGGGTTTGCACGTTTGATTCTTCGACAACTATATGTGATGTGTAGCAAAAATCTATCAGCAATTCCATAGCGTTTTCATCGATGTCCCGGATCGTGACTTCAGTCTGGCGAGATTCTTCCAGTTCTCCTGTGAACATGGCTCTGAAGTAGGGGCTGCATGCCGACAGGATCACCCGGTGTGCGAAAATCTTCCTTCCGCTAACGTTGATGACCACATCGCACAGTTCCCTGTGGCGGCGCAGAACGTTCAGCTCTGTCAGTGTTACTCGCGGGTGTTTCTCCGATGTGTGTGACAGTCTGGAAAGAATTGAGAATTATTGCCCGGTAATGTTCCAATTACATACTTCGCACTTACCTCGCAGGAGACGGTGGGCGATCTGAAATCAATACGTCGCCCATTCTGTTAGCCGCTAGGCGCAGCGGGGCAGAGGCCCAACCCCACACGGTATCTATCtgcaattgaaaataataatcattGAGAGAAGTTAGTGAAACGTAAAACACATAACGAATACAGGACTGGAAGCGACTGAGCATAGAAACTTAAGACATCTCATGTCTGAAAAAAGGGACTAGAATAGAACCAGAACACCAGAACATACCAAATAGAGACCAGGGACTGGAATAATTTGATCAGACAtttgtcagttttttttcttgaaattttgctAGGTTTTCCTCGTGACAACTATTACTCTTGtgtgtttcatgaaaaaaaaaacaatgtaattTATATGATTGCTAAGTGTTCTCCTTCAGGTATAgttccgaaaatttcttcagaagttagTCCAGTGATTCGTCGGAAACCCGTTCAAGATTTCCATTTAGAACACCTTCAAGAATTTACCAATGATTTTTTATGGATACCTCCAGAACAAAACTAGATGTTCCTTCCAAATTTTTGTCAGAGATTTGctcagaaattctgaaaattcttccaaaattttcacgAAGTAGTCCTCAGCAGCCCTCCCCAAGAATTCAACcgattcaagagattcctcGGGGGAGTTCTTAgcattttctctaaaaaatttcATTAAGAATCTCTTTAAGGTTTCAACcgtattttttctgaaaatatctttactccagatatttttttcaagatctttaaAAATTCCTTTACAATTATATCCAGAAATATTCCAAAggggtttttaaaaaaaaatccagtaatTTGccaatgaatttctccagagaattgCCAACCATTTTGGTCATTTGGGATCCGGTCCGAGAGGTTTCCTAAAGTAATCACACATGTAAGAATTTTCGAAGGAACTTTTGAAGCTTCTAATTAGTCCAAGATGGTTATGCAGAAATATTGcgaaaagatttttgaaaacaaacccttattttgcaggattttttgaaaatgcttAAAAAAATACGGGCGGAACTGTTGGAGAAATTTATGTTGTTAAATAATCGAAGGAATTACAGGAATAAACAGTATGAATGAATGCTTGTGAAATCTATAGAGGAGAAACTTTATGAGGAAACattgatgaaatttgttaagGAATCTATGGAAGAGTTCAGGAATCGCCGAAGGAACTTTGTAGTAAGATTTTCTGGAATGATAggctgaaggatttttttcaacctaggaatttttttttttttttggtttttcttgaagaatttttataggCAGACGTTTTGTAGTAATTTCTGAGGAAATTTATAACTGCTGaatgatttctggaggaattcatctaaggattccttaagaaatcaTTAGAAGAATATTAGGTCGATTTTTTTGGGAGAAACGCTTGAGGTATGTGAAGAGATTTCTGAATGTGTTCCTAGACGAAACGTCGGAAAGCTCCTAAAGATTTTCTGggaagaatttgtaaagcaatcaaTGGTGTTTCACACACCTATTTTTAACTTGTTCAACAAAACCGTAAATTATAATATCTCTGTCTTGTAATCTCATTTTTTACTTGTTCTACGAATCCATAAATTATAATGTATATTATACGAATATGAAGCATGATTGCATTTGGTTTTTCAAATGATGGACTTGCTGTAGATCGGTACGTAATGCAGCAAGATGGGAATCTTTGGCAAAAGACCCAGataggaattttaagaaaatattgTGGTATTTATAAATGATTTTGTCCAAGAATTGATTTAGAAATTAGTGCGGGCATTTGCCTAAAGCTTCTTCAGGTATTACTTTGAAcaatatttcaagaatttatccagTAATTTAATATTCCCTCCTAGCTAGCTCCTATAAATCCTATAATTCCTATgattttctccaagattttcttTCAGGTGTTCTGAAAGACTTCAACCCAAGTTTGAATCAGTGTTTTTAGGGATATATATCTGCAAAAAATACTCCTTTTAGTTaatttttttctacaaatttccTTAAAGGTCCTTTCTAGGAATCCTTTGCACATTCATCCAGTTTACCTTCAACAGATTTCTTTAGGATTCACTCTTAAATTACCATTCAAGTTTCATTTAACCCTCAAAGCCCCGGGACagaccttttattttcaatcaactGGCGCTTAGAGACAAATTAGTTTATTGAAATACGGTTTTTACTATGATCGATGGGATTAGTTAGACTTCCTGCGTATGGGGTTTTCAAAACGGAAGTTCATgtcaggaaagattttcaacCGGAAATAAGTGTTCCCTAGCCACATTATTTACAACTTTAACGACAAAACCAATGTTTAACGACAGGTTTCAGCCATTTTAAGACTGTAAGCAGAAGACCAATTCAAGAATACATCACttggtttatttttacacatGGGCGAAAGCCGGAACCTGGTTCCGGAAGAACTTTCCATAAATGTAAATTTGACCCAATAAAATTCAGATGGCGAGAGTTCGTACCGCTGCAAATAAATCCACTGTCGTTACTGAAGGAAAATCTCAAATCTCGCACGCTAGCGCGAAAGCCGATAAACCATAGAAAGATTAAATTTGCTGAGCGCTGTCATTTTCTATAATAGAAGATTAGGCAGAATTTATTCAAGCATCCGTGTGTAAAGACCATAAGATCGGTTGAAGTGCAGTGCAAGTGTTACCCCGAGAGATCCAAGATCCGTTCCGCTGAATCAgaaaacaaatataaaaaaaaatcccctttaTTCCTTTTCATTAGAAAATAAAGTAAAAATGTTAATGTTTGAGTAGCTGCTCacctcagaaattcctccagtgaatTCTCAAGAGATTCTAAGAAGAATTCCTCCACAATTTTCTACATAAAACTCTTCAGCAATTAgtaatttttacaggaatttacGGAGCATTTTACGATATATGAGTTTTATCGTAATCGcaatagctgaacagtttgaaaaaattaaatacagtaattccgtagaaaaaacattgtttacagattttattgaaaattgtaaataataATTGTAATATAAGTATACACTCAACTAACATGTTTGCTGaataaaaagtaaataaatcacttttaagcttatttcagtttaataaactgttattcaacCGCTACTTGGGAGGTTTCATTCCaggaaataatgcaaaatttatttcagtaattcctccaatCTCTACACggttttctttaaaattatttcccggattttttccgaaatttctccagtgatttttgaaaactacATTTCACAATTCGCAGGAGACATTCCAGGAATAATCCCTGGATAAATTATTTGAGGAgtctttggagaaatctctgatgTAGTTCATGAAGGTACAGTCAACTGTCCATTACTCAacattccgtatctcgatatcgagttagagaaccatagtaaaagttagttCTCGTGGCTACATCGATGATCCCTTGGATCTCtcttgcactggttttgtgttctataactcataacctccctaactcgatggtcccttcaatatcgagttatggagagattactgtatagaaaaaaatctgactGAAATCCTAATGGACAAATTGCTGAAGAACTTagcatttccttcagaaattactgagaaaaatctttgtaggatttactgaagaaattcctgatgccAAGATATTGTACAGTAATTTCTAGGACGCACCTTGGAAATCTTGAAAGtatcttgaacaaaattcttggagaaagtcCCCAAAAATGTAATTACTTAgagatttctttaagaattttaacAGTAATTTTTTgagtattcttccaggaatttctccgtgGAAACGTGAATGAAGTTTTTcagtaaattgagaaaatgttcagaaaagtaacctctgatgaaacttgtgtaagttcttAAGTCATCCTTGATGAATAATGATTACTAGAAGAACCCATAAACCCTTGAGGAAATTTCAGAAGAGTTTCTAGTTAAATTGTTaagatgattgaaaaaaaaatcaatcgaagcTCTGGACAATATACTGTAGTGTTAATTAGTACGGaatctaaaataagcttttgaaggttccatggatttttttgagaaattggaAAAACGGCAGTTGTAATTCTTCgataaaattccttgaaaaaaaatctagagaaactcaataatgaaaaacaggaTCGAATTTATGGAATTCCTCGGAGTTATGGTGAATAAAATGACGTAGAAATTCTTGGcgggtttcttggaaaaaagtccttgaacacttttttttaactCTGGAATTAACATTTGGGgatattcttggaaaaaatctttaaaagatcTAAGAGAATCTAATAAAATTCTCTTATACATACTCTAATaacccctcccctaaatttaataaaaaaaagt
It contains:
- the LOC5574073 gene encoding kelch-like protein diablo codes for the protein MGDVLISDRPPSPARLSHTSEKHPRVTLTELNVLRRHRELCDVVINVSGRKIFAHRVILSACSPYFRAMFTGELEESRQTEVTIRDIDENAMELLIDFCYTSHIVVEESNVQTLLPAACLLQLAEIQDICCEFLKRQLDPTNCLGIRAFADTHSCRELLRIADKFTQHNFQEVMESEEFLLLPVGQLVDIICSDELNVRSEEQVFNAVMAWLKYNVAERRQHLAQVLQHVRMPLLSPKFLVGTVGSDLLVRSDEACRDLVDEAKNYLLLPQERPLMQGPRTRPRKPTRRGEVLFAVGGWCSGDAIASVERFDPETADWKMVAPMSKRRCGVGVAVLNDLLYAVGGHDGQSYLNSIERYDPQTNQWSCDVAPTTSCRTSVGVAVLDGFLYAVGGQDGVQCLNHVERYDPKENKWSKVAPMTTRRLGVAVAVLGGYLYAIGGSDGQCPLNTVERYDPRQNKWCAVSPMSTRRKHLGCAVFNNFIYAVGGRDDCMELSSAERYNPHTNSWSPIVAMTSRRSGVGLAVVNGQLYAVGGFDGTAYLKTIEVYDPETNQWRLCGCMNYRRLGGGVGVMRAPQTENYMWIRKDSVV